GTTCCTGCGGCCGGACCTCCACCTCGCCGTCGAGGAAGCCGAAGTCGGGCCTGCGGATCTCGTCCGGCCACATCATCGTGTGCAGCACGAGCACGTCATCACGCGCGCGCACCATCGCCAGCGACTGCCGCTGGCGCATGGTGATCTTGACGACGGCCAGCCGGTCCGCCCGCTCCAGCGCGGTCCGCAACAGCACGTAGGGCCGCACGGCCGCCTTGTCCGGCTCCAGGTAGTAGCTCTTCTGGAAGAAGATCGGGTCGATCTCCTCGGTGGGCACGAACTCCACCACCTCGATGGCGCGGTCGGTGGAGATCGGCAGCTTCTCGAAGTCCTCGCGGTCCAGGACGACCATCCGGCCGTCCTCCAGCTCGTAGCCCTTGGCGATGTCGGCGTAGGCCACCTCCTCGCCGCAGACCTGGCAGACCCGCTTGTACCGGATGCGCCCGCCGTCCTCGCGGTGCACCTGGTGGAACCGGAAGTCGTGCTCCTCGGTCGCGGCGAACAGCCGTACCGCGATGGTCACCAGACCGAACGAGATCGCGCCGTGCCACATCGCCCGCATCGCCCATGCGTACCCCCTCAGCTGCGGATTCGCACCTTGATCACCGGTTTCGTGGCTGAGTCGTGCTGATCCACACGCCGTATCCGTTTTTTCACCGCGATGGTCCAAGCTCGTTTTTCTGCGCGAGTGCGACGCCCGGCGAAGCGTATGTGGAGTGGAACCCGAGAGGGGACCGACAAGAAGACCGGGGACCACCGTGAGGAATTGCAATGATGATTCGTCTGGCGAGTGCGCTCCTGATCACAGCGCTGGTCTCGCCGAACGCGGCCGCCTCGGCCGCGCGCAGTGAGCTGAAGCTGACCGTCGCATACGGGGAACGTCCGTTCCCCGCGACCAAGACCAGGACGCTGACCTGCGATCCCGTCGGTGGTACCCACCCGTTCGCCGGGCAGGCGTGCCGCGACCTCGACCGCGCCGGAGGTGACTTCACCCGCCTGCCCGGCGACCCGGGGATCCCCGGTTGCACCCGGGAATATGACCCGGTCACGGTGACCGCGCGGGGTCACTGGAAAGGGCGCCCGGTCAAATTCCGGTGGACGTACGGAAACGATTGTATGCGCAAGTTCGAGTCGGGGCCGGTCTTCCGGCTCTCATATTACGGAGGCAGTACACAATGAAGCGAATGGCAGTTCTGGTCGCCCTCGCGGCCACTCTCCTCGCCGGCGGCGGCGCGGCCGCGGCTGCACCCGTACCGGGAGACGTGATCGTCAGCGACACCATCGTCGCGCAGGCGGGCCCGCTGTACGGCGGCCAGCTGCTCACCCGCTGCACGATCCAGGTGAAGGCGAGCTACTCCACCGAGGCCAACCCCGTCGCCATCCGGTACTCGGGGACCAACCGGTGCAGCAGGTCGCTGTACCAGGGCGGTCAGGCTCGGCTGCTCACCGAGACCAGGGCCATCGACGACATCGCGCCCGCCTTCCGGTTCGCCCTCCGGCAGAGCGGCATCAGCCAGCGGCTGAACGAGCCCGTCGGCCGCGGCCTCGAGCGCATCGTCCAGCACCACACCACGGTCTTCGCGCCGTTCGGTCAGATCTGGAAGGTCGTTCCGGAGGGCTGCTACGGGATGAACACGCCGCGCCTCACCTGCACGCTGGAGCGTCCGTTCCTGGTGTGACGCACGCTCGGGCGGGACAGGTGATTGCCTGTCCCGCCCTTCTCGATCGGGGGACAGTGCGCTCGCGGTGTCCTGGCCGTGATCACCGGGCGCTCTCCTGGGCGGATGACTGCCTTGCCTGGACCCGGCTCGTTGACCTGGAAGTACACCGGACTGTGGCGGTTGGCCACGGTGCTCGGCCGCGCACTGGTGCTGGAGACCGCGCACCCGGTCGTCGGCGCGGGCGTCGCGGAGTTCTCCACCTACCGGACGCGCCCGTGGCGGCGGGCCGAGCAGACCCTGCTCAGCATCCAGCGGATGGTGTACTCCGACTCCCGCGGCCGGGAGAAGGAGGTCGCCCGGCTGGACCGCCTGCACAGCCACATCAAGGGCGAGGGCTACGACGCGCTGGACCCGGAGGCGCGGGCGTGGGTGTTCCTCACCCTGTTCGAGGGTGTGGTCACCATGTGCCGGGCCGGCGGTGATCCGCTGTCCAGCGCGGACGAAGAACAGCTCTACGCGGAATGGCTCGCCTGCGCCCGGCTCTTCGGGCTCGGCGAGGACGTGCTTCCCCCGACCGTCGCCGACTTCTGGGCGTACTTCGAGTGGACGACCAGGGAGCGGCTGGAACGCACCCAGGGGCTGCGGGATCTGATCGAAGCGCTCGACCGCGGCGACTTCCCGGTGCCGAGGCAGCTGGAGTTCCTCCCGGCACCGGTGTGGAAACTGCTCAGTTCGACCGCCGCGAAGGCGTACGCGGACATCAGCGCGGCCCTGTTGTCACCGGAGTTGCAGGAGCGACTGGGAATGCGCCCGAGCCCGTTCGGTTCCGTGCTGTCCACTGTGGTCTGTCGTGGCGCCGGGTTGCTCGACCGGGTGCTGCCGACGCGGCTGCGCTACATGCCGCTGGCGGTCGCGGCGCTCACCGTGGACCACCAGGTCCGGTTGACGCCACGGCGCCCCGGGCTGGGCGGTTCGGAGATCTTCGCCAGGATCCTGGACCAGAACGAGGACGGCACCCTCAACTGGGTCGACCTCGCCGCGTCGGCGCGCGTCATCTCCGCCCGCCTCGATCTGGACGAGAAGACCGAGACCGCGCTCTACGCCGCCTTCCACGCGTGGTGGGTGGAGCTGCGCGAGATGGCCGACGACGACCGCGACGGCACGGTGAGCCGCGAGGAGTACGCCGACGCGGTCTACGAGGGCAGCGCGCTGCGCGCGGCGATGGACGCGGTGGCCGACGCGGTCGACAAGGACGACGACGGTTTCGTGGAGCTGACCGAGTACGCGCACCTGCTCGGCGGCGCGCCCGAAGCCGACGTCGTGGCGAGCTTCCGCCAGCTGGACACCGACGACGACGGCAGGCTCACGGTCAAGGAGTTCGCGGTGGGGCTGGGCGAGTTCTTCATGGGCCGCACCGATTCCCCGGTCGACCGCCACCTGCTCGGCGCGGTCTAACTTGGGAGCCGACGACGTTGAACTACCGCACCGGCGGCAGCTCTGTTTCGACGCCTTGTTGAGCGAGCTCTAACCGGCGCTTTGCACGACCGTCGCGGCTATCTTGTCGACGGCGGTGCACGGGGACAGCGACTGCGGTGGCGTCCCGCCCTGCTTCACCTGCTTGGGTCGAAGGTCAACGCCGATGAGGTGGCCGGTCTTGGTGCCCTTGGGCTCAGACGGCTTGTAGGTGAGGGAGAGCGTGCAGTACTCCGGCAGGCCCGGCATGAAGCTCTTGTTGAGCCGGATGCCTCTCAGGCCCGCGATCGTCACTGCCGGGTTGTCCGCGGTGACCTCCTGTTCGACGTTGAGGTGGAAGTCCAGGCCCAGGTCGTAGCTATAGGGGTCACCGGCCTTGGTCAGGACGACGTGGCACGCGTAGGGCGTGGCGCGCTCGACCCTGTCCACCGTCCAACCCGGAAACTCCGCGACGACCTGCTGCTGGGCCGCGCAAGGGTCCTTGCCCAGCAACGACGTCCCCGTGGGCGGGGTAGTGCGGGCCGGGAACGCGAGCAGCTTCGCCGCGATCGCCCCCGTGTAGGCCTTGGCGTCCGCGCACGCTTCGGGCCAGGTGTTCTTTTGCCCCTGCTGCCCGGAGGACTTGTAGCCCTCGATGACGAAGGCGTACCCGCTCTCGGCGATCGGAAGGCGGTAGGTGCAACCGGAGTCCGTCAGCTGCCTCTCGGAACGGAAGACCTTGTACCCGCCCGCCTGCTCCTCGACATCCCTGTTACTCAACCTGTCGATCTCGGTGTAGATCCTGGTCGAGATCTCGAAGCGGTGGATCGGCCCGGTCGGGCCGACGTCACCGGAGAGGATCTTGCAGCCGACCAGACCGGGTCCTTGAACGGTGGTCTGCTTGGAGCCGTACTTCTTCATCGGCTCCGGGTCCAGCGCCAAGCACAGGTCGGCGGCGCGGAGCTTGGCCATCAGCGCGGCGCTCTCCGGCAACGAAGCCACCCGCTCCGACTCCTCGAGGGCAGCTTTCGCGGAGACCTCGCGTGCAACGCTGGCCTTCGTGCTCGGCGGCGGCACGGCCCCCGGCTGGGCGCTACCGACCACAGTGGACGTGCACCCGGTGAGCAACGCCGTCACAAGGACAGCAGCAGCGACCGCCGCTCGAGGAGAAGACGTACGCATTCCAGGCCCCCAGAGAGGTCGATATCCAGGCGAAATGTACCGGACGGTGATCGCCCGACCAAGCTCGCCGTGGAGTACAGACGAAGCAACAGCCGCCACGGTTCCCGGCGTCAGCGCAACCTGAACGTTGCTTGAAGTGCCCGGTTGGACCGCGTCTCTCGCATGCTCATCTCATCCACCGGTGCTGCGAGTGCCTCCGCTTCGCGGCCGCACCAACCAGGACTCGTTCCTCGCGCCCCTGCGCAACAGCGCCTCCCGCACGGGAGCCGGAAGTTGCCTCCGCCCCGTTCGAGTTTCTCGCAGCAGCCCGAAGAGCCCACGATGGGCTCGCCGAGCGGCCTGAGCTTGACCAGTCGCGTTGTGTAGCAGCGAAAATCGCTGTGCGCTCGGCTGTACGGCGCTGGTGCCGCTGACCAGCTAGCGCCGGTGGTAACACCTCCAGCGCGGCATTAGCCGGTTCGTCCTCGTCGGCAACGAGTACCGCGTGCAGTGCCTGGTCCCGGACGTGCCAATTCTCATCGCGCAGCCGGGTGCGCAGAAGTCCACATGCGATCTCATCCGGCAGATGCCGCAGGGCCAGCAGTGCGCGGACCAAGGTGACGTCCAGGTTGCTCTCGACGCACTCCCGCACCGCTTCCCGGACCACAACGTCGAACAGGGCACCGTGCTCGGTTACGAGGGCCTTCGCCCAGTGCGCCTCGAAGTCGGGCTGGGTCCCGTCGACGTCGGTGAAGCCGAGGAAGTCGAGCACCGCCTCGGGGCGCAGGAACCCCGGTGTGATCGCGACGGCGGCGACGTTGTGCGGGTGGAGCTCGGCGGCCATCGCGAACGCGAGCCGGATCAACGACGACTTGGCCACGTCGTAGAAGAAGCCGCAGTAGCGCGCGGTGTTGCCGTCGGTGACCTCCACGACGAGGCCGCTGCCGCGCGCGATGAGCAGCGGGAGCAGGTGGCGGCTGGTGATCACGTGCGTGTCCACGGCCTGGCGCAGCACCTGAAGCCCTGGTCGAGGTCCTGCCGCCACAGCGGGTTCTCCCAGTCGGTGATCGGGTCGCCGCCCCAAACCGAGTTGACCAGGATGTCCAGCACGCCGTCCTGTTCTGCGGAGACCCGCTCGGCGAGCGCGCGGACCTGGGCGGGGTCGCCGTGGTCGACGCGGACCGGGATGCCGGTGCCACCGGCCTCGGTGACCATCCGCGCGGTCTGCTCGATGGTCTCCGGACGGTCCATCTCCGAGCGACCGCGGTCGGTGCTGCGCCCGGTGACGTAGACGGTGGCCCCGGCGGCGCCGAGTTGCACGGCGATGCCGCGGCCACCGCCACGGGTGCCACCTGCGACCACGGCGACGCGTCCGGCCAGAGGAGTCGTCATGCCGAAGTTAGTAAATGAACCCTCATTTACTAACAAGCAGGGTGAGCCCGTATGCCGTCAGGATCTCCTGGACCGGCTGGTAGAAGCTGGTCGCGGTGCCGCCGCGGCAGGTGCCGGAGCCGCCGGAGAGCACGCCCTGCGCCTGGGTGAAACCCTCGCCGCCGACCCACGAGCCGCCCGAGTCGCCGGACTCGGCGCACGCGTCGCTCTTGGTCAGCCCGGACACCTGGCCCTCGCCGCCGCCGTAGTTGACGGTCTGGTCCTTGGCGAGCACGGTCCCGCAGTGCCAGCCGGTGGTGCGCCCGGAGCGGCACACCGCGGCGCCGACCGCCGCTTCGGCAGAGCCCTTGACGACGACGTTCGTGCCGTTCTGCCGGTTGACCCACGGCTTCGCGGTCCAGTCGGCGTTCGTCTTCACCCACGCGTAGTCGTTGGCGGGGAAGGAAGAACCCGCGTAGGAGCCCATCGGCACCTGGTTGAAGCCCTTGACATTGTCCCCCTTGTCGCCGCAGTGGCCCGCGGTGACGAAGCCGCCGCCCTCGACGGTGAAGCCGACCGAGCACGGGCTTCCGCCGTTGTAGATCGCGTCACCGCCACGCACGTCGTGCAGCAACCGCGGCGCTTCGCCGACCTCTTCGACCGTGACCGAGGGGGAGAAACGCCGTGCGGCCGCGAGGAAGTCCGCGGCGTCCCGTGCTCCGCGGGCGACCTCCACGACCACGGAGTTGCGGCGCTCGTCCACGCGCCACCCGGCAACCGACGCGGGCGCCTTGACGCTGTCGAGCTGCTGCTTCGCGGCCTTGAGGCGGCTGTGGGCGTGCCGGACGACTGCGACTTCGGCGCCCTGGGAGCGCACGGTTTCCGCCCTGGCCGCGTCGGTGATCCCGACGACGAGCTTGCCGTTCTGGATCCAAGCACCACCAAAGGAGTCTGCGGCTGCGGTCCTCGCACGATGTTCGACGTCGGCGGCCCTGGCGTCGTTCTGGAGCCGCGCGCGGGCTTGCTGGGCATCGAGCCCGAGGTCTCGCTGAACGGCGTGCAGCAGCTCCGGCGAGTAGTTCTCCTGCGCGGCGGCGACCGGGGCGGTCAGCACACCGGCGGCCAGCAGCACGACTCCGGTCACGGTGCGGTACATGGGTCTCCCTCGTCTTCAGCGTGGCGGTGCAGGGCGCCACCCTGGCGAACCTAACGACGGAGACGCTCAGAAAACCTCGTCCGAGCAGCTTGTTGAATACACGGAAGCTCTTTCATGTCACCGGCGGCGGGCGCGTTGTTTCGCGCGGTTGCCGCAGCGGTCCATCGAGCACCAGCGGCGTTGCCCCGGACGGGACAGGTCCACGAACACCAACTGGCAGTTGTCGGCCGAGCACTCCCGGAGCCGCGACACGGCGGGGCTGCCGAACAACTCCACCGCATCCCTCGCGATCGTGGAAAGTGCTTGTGCCGCAGTCGGTTTCGCCCACGCGCGGGCATTGCCGGAGAGTGCGGGGACCAAGCTCGGCGCGGCCGCGACGGAGTTGAGCTCGGCGACCGCGGCGTGTGGGTGCGGACGGCCCGCGAGCTGGGCTTGTGCGATGTCCCACATCGCGGTGCGCAGGCGGGACAGGACCGGCATGTCGTCCACAGTGGACTTCGCGGCGGCCACGCCGAGGCGGGACCGCGCCAACCAGGCCGTGAAGTCCGCCGGGGTGGGCACGGAGTCGTACGCGGCGTACCGGCCGACGCCGCCGGTGGTGAGCAGTTCGAGGCACACCGCGCCCGCGTCGAAGCCGAACTCCACGTCGTTAGGCCAGCGCAGGCGCAGTTCGTGCAGGGTTGACCCGGTCGGCATGACACCACTATAACCGGTGTCATGCGCAAGGTGACGCGAGCCCAGGTGCTCGCTTGGCGGATGCGGCGGCACCACCTGACCGAACCCGGTGACGTCAGCGCGGTGGACCTCGCGCGGCGGCTCGCCGGGGTGCAGGCGCAGGTGCCGTCCTCCGCCGCGCAGGCCGTCGCGTTCCGCCAGCTCAAGCCGGACGCGGACGAGATCGACCGCGCGCTGCGGGACGACAGGACGCTGGTCCGCACGTGGTCGGTGCGCGGCACCCTGCACCTGCACGCCGCCGACGACCTCGCGTTCTACGGGGCCGCGATGGCGGCGGTGCGCACGTGGGAGAGGCCCAGCGTGCTGCGCGGGCACGGGGTCACCCTCGCCGAGATCACCGCGATCATCGACGCGATCGCGGAGGTGCTGCCGGGTCGCGTGCTGACCCGCGAGGAGCTGACCGAGGCCGTACTGGAGCACACCGGGTCGCCGCACCTGGCGGAGGTCCTGCGCTCCGGATGGGGCTTCGCGCTCAAGCCCGCCAGCTGGCTGGGGCTGCTCTGCCAGGGACCCTCCGACGGCAATCGGGTCACGTTCACCAGCCCGTCGACCTGGCTGCCGGGATGGCGCCCGGTCTCCGCCGATGTCGCCGGTCCCGAGCTGGTGAAGCGCTACCTCGGCGCCCACGGACCGTCCACTGTGGCCGATTTCGACAAGTGGTTCGCCCGCAGCACCAAGGCGTCACTGCTCAAGGCGTGGTTCGCCGGGGCACGCGACGAGCTGGAGGAGGTCAGCGTCGACGGCACCCCGATGCTCGCGCGCGCCGAGGACATCGACGAGCTGGAGAGCACCGCGCCGAACAAGCTCGTGCGGCTGCTGCCCGCCTTCGACCAGTACGTGATCGCGGTGAACCGCGACCTGATCCCGGCCGAGCACCTGGCGAAGGTCAGCCGGGCCGCCGGGTGGATCTCCCCGGTGGTCCTCCACGGCGGACGGGTCGCGGGCGTGTGGAAGGAAGAGGGCGGTGTGGTGCGCGCCGAGCAGTTCGAACGCATCCCGGAGAAGGCCCTCGCCGAGGAAGTCGCTCGCGTTCTGCCCGGAACCTCTCTAGGGTGATTGCCGTGCACCGAGTCTTCATCGTCACCCCGCCGCCGGCCTCCTAGCGGGGCCGGCTGCCGGCGCACCGTGCCGATCCGGCCGTGCGCCTCTTCGGTGTGCCCCGCTTCAGCGACCCCCGTCACTGCTGTCGCAGGAGCGCCCAACACATGCACGTTTCCACCATGTCCACGAGCACGCCGTCCTCCCGCGCCCGCGGGCTGTCCACCCTGGCCGCGGCCGGGGTCCTGTGGGGGACAGGTGGCCTGCTCGGCACCCTCCTCGGCCGCGTC
The window above is part of the Allokutzneria albata genome. Proteins encoded here:
- a CDS encoding CGNR zinc finger domain-containing protein, encoding MPTGSTLHELRLRWPNDVEFGFDAGAVCLELLTTGGVGRYAAYDSVPTPADFTAWLARSRLGVAAAKSTVDDMPVLSRLRTAMWDIAQAQLAGRPHPHAAVAELNSVAAAPSLVPALSGNARAWAKPTAAQALSTIARDAVELFGSPAVSRLRECSADNCQLVFVDLSRPGQRRWCSMDRCGNRAKQRARRR
- a CDS encoding winged helix DNA-binding domain-containing protein, which produces MRKVTRAQVLAWRMRRHHLTEPGDVSAVDLARRLAGVQAQVPSSAAQAVAFRQLKPDADEIDRALRDDRTLVRTWSVRGTLHLHAADDLAFYGAAMAAVRTWERPSVLRGHGVTLAEITAIIDAIAEVLPGRVLTREELTEAVLEHTGSPHLAEVLRSGWGFALKPASWLGLLCQGPSDGNRVTFTSPSTWLPGWRPVSADVAGPELVKRYLGAHGPSTVADFDKWFARSTKASLLKAWFAGARDELEEVSVDGTPMLARAEDIDELESTAPNKLVRLLPAFDQYVIAVNRDLIPAEHLAKVSRAAGWISPVVLHGGRVAGVWKEEGGVVRAEQFERIPEKALAEEVARVLPGTSLG
- a CDS encoding S1 family peptidase, with translation MYRTVTGVVLLAAGVLTAPVAAAQENYSPELLHAVQRDLGLDAQQARARLQNDARAADVEHRARTAAADSFGGAWIQNGKLVVGITDAARAETVRSQGAEVAVVRHAHSRLKAAKQQLDSVKAPASVAGWRVDERRNSVVVEVARGARDAADFLAAARRFSPSVTVEEVGEAPRLLHDVRGGDAIYNGGSPCSVGFTVEGGGFVTAGHCGDKGDNVKGFNQVPMGSYAGSSFPANDYAWVKTNADWTAKPWVNRQNGTNVVVKGSAEAAVGAAVCRSGRTTGWHCGTVLAKDQTVNYGGGEGQVSGLTKSDACAESGDSGGSWVGGEGFTQAQGVLSGGSGTCRGGTATSFYQPVQEILTAYGLTLLVSK
- a CDS encoding DUF3558 domain-containing protein gives rise to the protein MTALLTGCTSTVVGSAQPGAVPPPSTKASVAREVSAKAALEESERVASLPESAALMAKLRAADLCLALDPEPMKKYGSKQTTVQGPGLVGCKILSGDVGPTGPIHRFEISTRIYTEIDRLSNRDVEEQAGGYKVFRSERQLTDSGCTYRLPIAESGYAFVIEGYKSSGQQGQKNTWPEACADAKAYTGAIAAKLLAFPARTTPPTGTSLLGKDPCAAQQQVVAEFPGWTVDRVERATPYACHVVLTKAGDPYSYDLGLDFHLNVEQEVTADNPAVTIAGLRGIRLNKSFMPGLPEYCTLSLTYKPSEPKGTKTGHLIGVDLRPKQVKQGGTPPQSLSPCTAVDKIAATVVQSAG
- a CDS encoding oxygenase MpaB family protein, whose translation is MTALPGPGSLTWKYTGLWRLATVLGRALVLETAHPVVGAGVAEFSTYRTRPWRRAEQTLLSIQRMVYSDSRGREKEVARLDRLHSHIKGEGYDALDPEARAWVFLTLFEGVVTMCRAGGDPLSSADEEQLYAEWLACARLFGLGEDVLPPTVADFWAYFEWTTRERLERTQGLRDLIEALDRGDFPVPRQLEFLPAPVWKLLSSTAAKAYADISAALLSPELQERLGMRPSPFGSVLSTVVCRGAGLLDRVLPTRLRYMPLAVAALTVDHQVRLTPRRPGLGGSEIFARILDQNEDGTLNWVDLAASARVISARLDLDEKTETALYAAFHAWWVELREMADDDRDGTVSREEYADAVYEGSALRAAMDAVADAVDKDDDGFVELTEYAHLLGGAPEADVVASFRQLDTDDDGRLTVKEFAVGLGEFFMGRTDSPVDRHLLGAV
- the ku gene encoding non-homologous end joining protein Ku; this translates as MRAMWHGAISFGLVTIAVRLFAATEEHDFRFHQVHREDGGRIRYKRVCQVCGEEVAYADIAKGYELEDGRMVVLDREDFEKLPISTDRAIEVVEFVPTEEIDPIFFQKSYYLEPDKAAVRPYVLLRTALERADRLAVVKITMRQRQSLAMVRARDDVLVLHTMMWPDEIRRPDFGFLDGEVEVRPQELKMAESLIESMAGTFEPGEFTDDYRDAMAKLVEAKAEGAELPAQPEDEDSGEVIDLMAALERSVAQAKASRAETTTKKTKKAPAKKSGKSKSA
- a CDS encoding SDR family NAD(P)-dependent oxidoreductase; this translates as MTTPLAGRVAVVAGGTRGGGRGIAVQLGAAGATVYVTGRSTDRGRSEMDRPETIEQTARMVTEAGGTGIPVRVDHGDPAQVRALAERVSAEQDGVLDILVNSVWGGDPITDWENPLWRQDLDQGFRCCARPWTRT
- a CDS encoding subtilase-type protease inhibitor; the encoded protein is MMIRLASALLITALVSPNAAASAARSELKLTVAYGERPFPATKTRTLTCDPVGGTHPFAGQACRDLDRAGGDFTRLPGDPGIPGCTREYDPVTVTARGHWKGRPVKFRWTYGNDCMRKFESGPVFRLSYYGGSTQ
- a CDS encoding SDR family NAD(P)-dependent oxidoreductase; translated protein: MDTHVITSRHLLPLLIARGSGLVVEVTDGNTARYCGFFYDVAKSSLIRLAFAMAAELHPHNVAAVAITPGFLRPEAVLDFLGFTDVDGTQPDFEAHWAKALVTEHGALFDVVVREAVRECVESNLDVTLVRALLALRHLPDEIACGLLRTRLRDENWHVRDQALHAVLVADEDEPANAALEVLPPALAGQRHQRRTAERTAIFAATQRDWSSSGRSASPSWALRAAARNSNGAEATSGSRAGGAVAQGREERVLVGAAAKRRHSQHRWMR